One Meles meles chromosome 13, mMelMel3.1 paternal haplotype, whole genome shotgun sequence DNA segment encodes these proteins:
- the FRAT1 gene encoding proto-oncogene FRAT1, which yields MPCRREEEEEAGEEAEGEAEEEEEDSFLLLEQSVTLGGSGEVDLLVAQIGETLQLDAAQDSPASPCAPPGPPLQPSRPPAAVRADEARPPALPLLLPPAPAEPVSPAPPGALRCALGDRGRVRGRAAPYFVAELAAGPSALSPLVPQPGLDGPSGADKPGAPQPLSGPCRRGWLRGAAASRRLQQRRGPQPESRTSDDDPHRLLQQLVLSGNLIKEAVRRLHSRRMQLHAKLPQRPLTGPLSASVHEPPSPRSPRAACSDPGASGRRAQLRTGDGVLVPGS from the coding sequence ATGCCGTgccggagggaggaggaagaggaagccgGCGAGGAAGCGGAGggggaggcggaggaggaggaggaggacagcttCCTCCTGCTGGAGCAGTCGGTGACGCTGGGCGGCTCGGGCGAGGTGGACCTGCTGGTGGCCCAGATCGGCGAGACGCTGCAGCTGGATGCGGCGCAGGACAGCCCGGCCTCCCCGTGCGCGCCCCCGGGGCCGCCGCTGCAGCCCTCGCGGCCCCCGGCGGCCGTGCGGGCGGACGAGGCCCGGCCGCCGGCGCTGCCGCTGCTTCTGCCGCCGGCGCCGGCGGAGCCGGTGAGCCCGGCGCCCCCGGGGGCCCTGCGCTGCGCCCTCGGGGACCGCGGCCGCGTGCGGGGCCGGGCTGCGCCGTACTTCGTGGCGGAGCTCGCCGCAGGCCCCAGCGCGCTGTCCCCACTGGTCCCTCAGCCCGGCCTTGACGGGCCTTCGGGAGCGGACAAGCCGGGCGCCCCGCAGCCGCTGTCGGGCCCGTGCCGCCGAGGTTGGCTGCGGGGCGCCGCCGCCTCCCGCCGCCTGCAGCAACGACGCGGGCCCCAGCCCGAATCCCGCACCAGCGACGACGACCCGCACCGTCTCCTGCAGCAGCTGGTGCTCTCGGGGAACCTCATCAAGGAGGCCGTGCGGAGGCTTCATTCGAGACGGATGCAGTTGCACGCAAAGCTTCCCCAGCGCCCGCTCACGGGGCCTCTCTCGGCCTCAGTACATGAGCCCCCTTCGCCCCGCAGCCCTCGCGCGGCTTGCAGCGACCCCGGAGCTAGCGGGAGGAGGGCGCAGCTCAGAACTGGCGACGGCGTTCTTGTCCCTGGCAGCTAA